A DNA window from uncultured Methanoregula sp. contains the following coding sequences:
- a CDS encoding PAS domain S-box protein, which produces MPSVHPACKALIFSLLVAFFTTAVCMPVHAEHAPYRILVLNSYSPGLTFSDNELAGVREAFHDEKAEFTIEYMDSKKIASADYRDLLKKSYRMKYNTTHFDAIISFDDDAFQFLLKNGESIFPGTPVFFCGVNSFNTSMIAGHPGFTGVVETLSRNETMDIAQKLQPGTERILVVTDQTTSGEINRGMIEAAAASGRFSVPVIFLDENRSGLSLEELKEKLAHAPRKSVVYYSDFYQDKNGVTYMPTEVMEEISSVSSVPIYVHGDQYLGHGAVGGKLNGGILQGKTAGQMAIRNLSGIPVSDIKVYTEGMTGYMFDEKELLRWGIPLSSIPPGSLTINHVESPLEKHWMYIAAFVLFIILETWIIILLLLNRRKRIHVEGELRSAEESLRSLISANPESVLLIKIDGTVLFSNEVAASRLGTTSKELLGKNLFDLVLPEPDEGRKQIFENLMMAEKPVRTIRTYGDRIFDTTIAPIRDPDGGITKAAALAIDITESQRLQEALRRINRKLKNLSEITRTDIERRTYLVQGYLALLETDMTEQKRSEYFNRLNQMLGDLVTAVGFSRQYQNLGEKVPVWQDVNNTFLYAISHISLGKIRHELLPAMIEIYADPLLENAFLSLVKYMTGQVEGITRIRLLSHEENGVLLLICECDGTPVPETEKARFFNPDYPEYRSLFLAMEILDVTGIPISETGDGTTGARFEIRVPSGLYRYSP; this is translated from the coding sequence ATGCCGTCCGTCCACCCTGCCTGCAAAGCGCTGATCTTCTCTCTTCTTGTGGCATTTTTCACAACAGCCGTCTGTATGCCGGTCCATGCAGAGCATGCCCCTTACCGGATACTAGTTCTCAACTCCTACAGTCCCGGCCTGACATTCTCCGACAATGAGCTCGCGGGAGTCCGGGAAGCGTTCCATGATGAAAAAGCGGAGTTCACCATCGAATACATGGACAGCAAGAAGATTGCCAGTGCGGACTACCGGGACCTGCTCAAAAAGAGTTACCGGATGAAGTATAATACAACGCATTTTGATGCTATCATCTCGTTCGACGACGATGCCTTCCAGTTCCTCTTGAAAAACGGGGAATCGATCTTTCCCGGTACACCGGTCTTTTTCTGCGGTGTGAACAGTTTCAACACCAGCATGATCGCCGGCCATCCCGGTTTTACCGGCGTTGTTGAAACGCTGAGCCGGAACGAGACCATGGATATTGCACAAAAACTCCAGCCGGGGACTGAGCGGATCCTGGTGGTAACGGACCAGACCACAAGCGGGGAGATCAACCGGGGGATGATTGAAGCTGCTGCTGCATCCGGACGGTTCTCCGTCCCGGTGATCTTTCTTGATGAGAACCGCTCGGGTCTCTCGCTTGAGGAGCTGAAGGAGAAGCTTGCCCATGCCCCCCGGAAGAGTGTTGTTTACTACTCGGATTTCTACCAGGACAAAAACGGGGTTACGTATATGCCTACGGAAGTCATGGAAGAGATCTCTTCTGTTTCATCCGTTCCCATCTATGTCCACGGCGACCAGTACCTGGGACACGGGGCGGTGGGCGGAAAGCTGAACGGCGGCATTCTGCAGGGAAAGACCGCAGGACAGATGGCCATCCGGAACCTCAGCGGCATACCGGTCTCTGACATAAAGGTGTACACGGAGGGGATGACCGGGTACATGTTTGACGAGAAAGAACTCCTCCGGTGGGGAATCCCCCTCTCCAGCATCCCTCCTGGCTCCCTGACGATCAACCACGTGGAGTCCCCCCTGGAAAAACACTGGATGTACATTGCAGCCTTTGTCCTGTTCATCATCCTTGAAACATGGATCATCATCCTGCTTCTTCTCAACCGGAGAAAACGTATCCATGTTGAAGGCGAGCTCCGGTCCGCGGAAGAGTCGCTCCGGTCCCTCATAAGCGCCAACCCTGAGTCGGTTCTCCTGATCAAAATTGACGGGACGGTCCTGTTCAGCAACGAGGTGGCTGCATCGCGCCTTGGTACAACCTCAAAAGAGCTGCTCGGCAAAAACCTCTTTGATCTGGTCCTCCCGGAGCCGGATGAGGGCCGCAAACAGATCTTTGAAAACCTGATGATGGCAGAAAAACCAGTCCGCACTATCAGAACCTATGGCGACCGGATCTTCGATACCACCATTGCCCCGATCCGCGATCCTGACGGCGGGATAACGAAAGCTGCGGCCCTTGCCATCGATATCACGGAATCCCAACGGCTCCAGGAGGCCCTCCGGCGCATCAACCGCAAGCTCAAGAACCTCTCGGAGATCACCCGCACGGATATCGAGAGGCGGACCTACCTTGTCCAGGGATACCTTGCCCTGCTCGAAACCGACATGACGGAGCAAAAACGGTCGGAATATTTCAACCGGCTCAACCAGATGCTCGGGGATCTCGTGACCGCGGTCGGGTTCTCCCGGCAGTACCAGAACCTGGGGGAGAAGGTGCCGGTCTGGCAGGATGTCAACAACACATTCCTTTACGCAATCTCGCATATCAGCCTGGGCAAGATACGGCATGAACTGCTCCCGGCAATGATCGAGATCTATGCCGATCCCCTCCTTGAGAACGCCTTCCTCAGCCTGGTGAAGTACATGACAGGGCAGGTTGAGGGAATCACCAGAATCCGGCTCCTGTCGCATGAGGAAAATGGGGTACTCCTGCTCATATGTGAATGCGACGGAACCCCGGTACCTGAAACAGAGAAGGCCCGGTTCTTCAACCCGGACTATCCTGAATACCGGTCCCTGTTTTTGGCCATGGAGATCCTCGATGTGACCGGCATCCCGATAAGCGAGACCGGTGATGGCACGACCGGCGCCCGTTTTGAGATACGGGTGCCGTCGGGATTATACCGGTATTCCCCGTAA
- a CDS encoding ATP-binding cassette domain-containing protein, which translates to MSRIVLEARDIRYRYPRGREAIRGISFHFRRGEKIALVGPNGAGKSTLLQMFNGMLRPDSGMMLFDNRPMEYDRADLRELRRKVGFVLQNPDRQIIAPTVYQDVAFGPVNLGYAEQEVKEAVTTALRHVGLAGFERRPPHQLSGGEKKRVAIAGVLAMDPEVLVFDEPTSGLDPSGSEDLMELLDELNHDGKTIVISTHDVELAYPWADRAILLADGQIIREDVPDIAFGNTKYVRMAHLSVPTLLELSAELAKRGFAIPERKPRSVLDMVHIIESHLHGSCCHPEPGTITVCNVDSVDSPAISAWVKDHAGIAVGAMGTRAKQCAATEEIGLEFTYGVIDKCILRALRGKDSLILTTGSMVPRVADRVDGYCKESGNTVRVVEF; encoded by the coding sequence ATGAGCCGCATTGTTCTTGAAGCGCGGGATATCCGGTACCGGTACCCCCGGGGCCGGGAGGCGATCCGGGGGATCAGTTTCCATTTCCGCCGGGGCGAGAAGATCGCGCTCGTGGGCCCGAACGGAGCCGGCAAGTCAACCCTCCTCCAGATGTTCAACGGCATGCTCCGCCCCGATTCGGGGATGATGCTCTTTGACAACAGGCCGATGGAATACGACAGGGCGGATCTCCGCGAACTCCGGCGGAAAGTCGGGTTCGTGCTCCAGAATCCCGACCGGCAGATCATTGCCCCGACCGTGTACCAGGACGTGGCATTCGGGCCGGTCAACCTCGGCTATGCCGAGCAGGAAGTAAAAGAGGCGGTTACCACCGCCCTCCGGCACGTGGGCCTTGCAGGATTCGAGCGCCGGCCGCCCCACCAGCTCTCGGGCGGGGAGAAGAAACGGGTGGCAATTGCCGGCGTGCTCGCCATGGACCCGGAGGTGCTGGTCTTCGACGAACCCACAAGCGGCCTCGACCCGTCCGGATCCGAGGACCTGATGGAACTTCTCGACGAGCTGAACCATGACGGCAAGACGATCGTCATCTCCACCCATGACGTGGAGCTCGCGTACCCGTGGGCGGACCGGGCGATCCTCCTTGCCGACGGGCAGATCATCCGCGAGGATGTGCCGGATATCGCGTTCGGGAACACGAAATATGTCCGGATGGCCCACCTCTCGGTCCCGACCCTGCTCGAACTCTCGGCAGAGCTGGCAAAACGCGGGTTTGCGATCCCCGAGCGGAAGCCCCGGAGCGTGCTCGACATGGTCCACATCATCGAGAGCCATCTCCACGGCTCCTGCTGCCACCCGGAGCCCGGCACGATCACCGTCTGCAATGTCGACAGCGTGGATTCCCCTGCCATCTCCGCGTGGGTGAAAGACCATGCCGGTATCGCAGTCGGGGCCATGGGAACCAGGGCCAAGCAGTGCGCTGCAACCGAAGAGATCGGGCTCGAATTCACCTACGGGGTCATCGACAAGTGCATCCTCCGGGCACTCAGAGGGAAAGACTCGCTTATCCTCACCACGGGGAGCATGGTACCCCGGGTTGCCGACCGCGTTGACGGGTACTGCAAAGAGAGCGGGAATACCGTCAGGGTCGTGGAATTTTAA
- the cbiQ gene encoding cobalt ECF transporter T component CbiQ, protein MFEELLEDVAQKNGLREANTWVKLAAGLGAIILCLLSTSYLAPLVIALILSAAILVLARVDIRTYAELFLVPLWFALLSALVIVLISGGGQIFWSWNPLPFLSLSITRESVNLGFFIFCRVIGGMSALLFIALTTPMTDLFVVMRRCRVPDYVIDLAMIIYRTIFFLMDQVRQIHRSQVMRLGYSGWRESINTFAMLCGAAFIASWDAGDDLIRAMDARCYDGKFALLGGNRPAGIRSLAALGIFLVAGAAAVIATQGMTLL, encoded by the coding sequence ATGTTTGAGGAACTGCTGGAGGACGTGGCCCAGAAGAACGGCCTGCGCGAGGCGAACACGTGGGTGAAACTCGCAGCCGGCCTTGGCGCCATCATCCTCTGCCTCCTCTCGACAAGTTATCTTGCGCCTCTCGTCATTGCCCTGATCCTGTCGGCCGCCATCCTCGTCCTTGCCCGGGTCGACATCCGGACGTACGCGGAACTCTTCCTCGTCCCGCTCTGGTTTGCCCTGCTCAGCGCACTCGTCATCGTGCTTATCTCGGGCGGGGGGCAGATCTTCTGGAGCTGGAACCCGCTTCCGTTCCTCTCGCTCTCCATCACCCGGGAGAGCGTCAACCTCGGCTTCTTTATCTTCTGCCGGGTGATCGGCGGGATGTCGGCGCTCCTCTTCATTGCCCTGACCACCCCGATGACCGATCTCTTTGTCGTGATGCGCCGGTGCCGGGTCCCGGACTATGTCATCGATCTCGCCATGATCATCTACCGGACCATCTTCTTTTTGATGGACCAGGTCCGGCAGATCCACCGGTCCCAGGTGATGCGCCTTGGGTATTCGGGCTGGCGCGAATCGATCAACACCTTTGCCATGCTCTGCGGGGCGGCCTTCATTGCCTCCTGGGATGCAGGCGACGATCTCATCCGGGCCATGGACGCCCGCTGCTATGACGGGAAGTTCGCGCTCCTGGGCGGGAACCGGCCCGCGGGAATACGCTCGCTCGCTGCGCTCGGCATCTTCCTTGTCGCAGGTGCAGCAGCGGTTATCGCAACGCAGGGGATGACCCTGTTATAG
- a CDS encoding energy-coupling factor ABC transporter substrate-binding protein yields MAKNYRLEILALVAILVFCGLFLYTSSTMKSAEFAGSDNVGSGLIAQLSGKSVESFTPIIPQWQPPSGEIEACLFALQAAIGGIFVGGVFGYWIGQKKSLTETKAN; encoded by the coding sequence ATGGCGAAGAATTACCGGCTCGAGATCCTCGCGCTTGTGGCAATCCTGGTCTTCTGCGGGCTTTTCCTGTACACGAGTTCGACCATGAAAAGCGCAGAGTTTGCCGGTTCCGATAACGTGGGATCGGGCCTGATAGCCCAGTTATCGGGAAAATCCGTGGAGAGTTTCACCCCCATAATCCCCCAGTGGCAGCCGCCAAGCGGTGAGATCGAGGCCTGCCTCTTTGCCCTCCAGGCTGCAATCGGGGGCATTTTCGTTGGCGGCGTGTTCGGGTACTGGATTGGCCAGAAGAAAAGCCTAACCGAGACAAAGGCAAACTAA
- a CDS encoding energy-coupling factor ABC transporter permease, with protein sequence MHIMEGFLPWQWCVVWWIIALPCLMLGIWQLKKVLAADREALPLLGVTGGFIFILSSLKLPSVTGSCSHPTGTGLSAICFGPWVTSVICAIVLLFQALFLAHGGLSVLGANIVSMGIVGPVVGYAIYRLLKDTSVNIYATVFLATAFADLFTYVVTSFELALAYPAEVGGFASSFIMFMAIFAITQVPLAIVEGVVLALVFKYIVALKPDILVRMKIFSEAQINKARGDA encoded by the coding sequence ATGCATATCATGGAAGGATTCTTACCCTGGCAGTGGTGCGTGGTCTGGTGGATCATAGCGCTCCCCTGCCTCATGCTCGGCATATGGCAGCTCAAAAAAGTGTTGGCCGCTGACCGCGAGGCCCTGCCGCTTCTCGGGGTGACGGGCGGGTTCATCTTCATCCTCTCGTCCTTAAAACTCCCTTCGGTCACCGGCAGCTGCTCCCACCCCACCGGCACCGGCCTCTCGGCCATCTGTTTCGGGCCATGGGTAACCTCGGTGATCTGCGCCATCGTCCTCCTCTTCCAGGCGCTCTTCCTTGCCCACGGCGGACTCTCGGTCCTTGGGGCCAACATCGTCTCGATGGGGATTGTCGGTCCCGTTGTCGGCTATGCAATCTACCGGCTGCTGAAGGACACGTCGGTCAACATCTATGCAACGGTCTTCCTTGCAACCGCTTTTGCCGACCTGTTCACCTACGTTGTCACCTCCTTTGAGCTGGCACTCGCCTACCCTGCGGAAGTAGGCGGTTTTGCCAGCTCGTTTATCATGTTCATGGCCATCTTTGCAATAACGCAGGTGCCGCTCGCCATTGTCGAAGGAGTCGTGCTTGCGCTGGTCTTCAAGTACATCGTGGCCCTCAAGCCCGACATCCTCGTGCGGATGAAGATCTTCTCGGAAGCTCAGATCAACAAGGCCCGCGGGGATGCCTGA
- a CDS encoding aminotransferase class I/II-fold pyridoxal phosphate-dependent enzyme: MKHARSGIGRTPKTPGAGSLFSLHPSRADTFTESVIREMTRLALAHNAINLAQGFPDFPCPGELKAAASAAVMDDHNQYAITWGAKNLREALSARVKSFNGMAFDPETEITVTCGSTEAMMASMLAVIRPGDEVIVPEPFYENYGPDAEISGAVPKYVPLADDFSINEEAWKKAVSKKTRALILNTPNNPTGKIFSKSELSFIRDLCMDHNLVALTDEIYEHIVYDGKKHISLGSLAGMEDRTVTIGSFSKTYSVTGWRVGYALADVELSSRIRKIHDFLTVGAPAPLQQAAVAALALPESYYRDLAQEYDRKRHILFNGLKKAGFACELPEGAYYIFTDIAGFGKSDVEFARYLAGEIGVAAVPGSSFYHKGGETKLRFTFSKKDETLHEACLRLEKISEK; encoded by the coding sequence ATGAAACATGCCCGCTCCGGCATAGGCAGGACCCCGAAGACTCCCGGTGCAGGATCCCTGTTCTCTCTCCACCCCTCCCGGGCTGACACCTTCACGGAATCCGTTATCCGGGAGATGACCCGGCTTGCTCTCGCCCATAACGCGATCAACCTTGCGCAGGGTTTCCCGGACTTTCCCTGTCCGGGTGAACTCAAAGCTGCAGCCAGTGCGGCAGTGATGGACGACCACAACCAGTACGCGATCACCTGGGGTGCAAAGAACCTCCGCGAAGCCCTCTCGGCCCGGGTGAAGAGCTTCAACGGCATGGCGTTCGACCCGGAGACCGAGATCACCGTCACCTGCGGGTCGACCGAAGCCATGATGGCCTCGATGCTCGCGGTCATCCGCCCGGGGGACGAGGTCATCGTGCCCGAACCCTTCTACGAGAACTATGGCCCGGACGCGGAGATCTCCGGTGCGGTCCCGAAGTACGTCCCGCTGGCGGACGATTTCTCCATCAACGAGGAAGCCTGGAAGAAGGCAGTCTCGAAAAAGACCCGGGCGCTCATCCTCAACACCCCGAACAACCCGACCGGCAAGATCTTCTCAAAGAGCGAGTTATCCTTCATCCGCGATCTCTGCATGGATCACAACCTGGTTGCCCTGACCGACGAGATCTACGAGCACATTGTTTACGACGGGAAGAAGCACATCTCGCTTGGATCGCTTGCCGGCATGGAGGACCGGACCGTGACAATCGGCAGCTTCTCCAAGACCTACAGCGTTACCGGCTGGCGGGTCGGGTATGCCCTTGCCGATGTCGAGCTCTCATCACGGATCCGGAAGATCCATGATTTTCTGACGGTTGGTGCCCCTGCCCCCCTGCAGCAGGCTGCCGTTGCCGCCCTCGCACTGCCGGAATCCTACTACCGGGATCTTGCCCAGGAGTACGACCGCAAGCGGCATATTCTCTTCAATGGCCTGAAAAAAGCTGGTTTCGCCTGCGAACTTCCCGAGGGCGCGTATTACATCTTCACGGATATTGCCGGCTTTGGGAAGAGCGATGTTGAGTTCGCCCGCTACCTGGCCGGGGAGATCGGCGTTGCGGCGGTCCCGGGCAGTTCATTCTACCACAAGGGCGGGGAGACCAAACTCCGGTTCACGTTCTCGAAGAAGGACGAGACCCTTCACGAGGCGTGCCTGCGGCTTGAGAAGATTAGTGAAAAATAA
- a CDS encoding carboxymuconolactone decarboxylase family protein, protein MQMNSMELFQKEAPEVAAAFNGLIMSLVASKGIDPKTKQLIYIAMKASMGDEMAVRAHVPMAKAAGATKEEVVDAILMTLTVSGIRGVVTCLPEAVRQFETP, encoded by the coding sequence ATGCAGATGAATTCAATGGAACTGTTCCAGAAAGAAGCGCCCGAGGTTGCAGCCGCATTCAATGGCCTGATCATGTCGCTTGTGGCATCGAAAGGAATCGACCCGAAGACAAAACAGCTCATCTACATTGCAATGAAAGCGTCGATGGGCGACGAGATGGCAGTCCGGGCCCACGTGCCCATGGCAAAAGCTGCAGGAGCTACAAAAGAGGAAGTGGTGGATGCCATACTCATGACCCTGACCGTCTCCGGCATCCGCGGCGTGGTGACCTGCCTGCCGGAAGCGGTGCGGCAGTTCGAGACACCATAA
- a CDS encoding acylphosphatase, whose product MERITAVARGKVQGVGYRQYVSECARRMGIHGEVMNIPDGSVRIIVEGTPSILEDFLCLVHAEDDPLIRVEALDVKREPATGGYKGFWVHW is encoded by the coding sequence ATGGAGCGGATCACCGCGGTGGCCCGGGGAAAAGTCCAGGGCGTGGGATACCGGCAATACGTTTCCGAGTGTGCCCGCCGTATGGGAATCCATGGCGAGGTCATGAATATACCGGATGGCTCCGTCCGGATCATTGTTGAAGGCACCCCGTCAATTCTCGAAGATTTCCTCTGTCTGGTCCACGCCGAGGATGATCCGCTGATCCGCGTGGAAGCCCTTGATGTCAAGAGGGAGCCGGCAACCGGCGGGTACAAAGGGTTCTGGGTTCACTGGTAA
- a CDS encoding molybdenum cofactor biosynthesis protein MoaE, translated as MKETMIRVQTDDVDIGALITAAKKPGTGAVVIFDGVVRDDDITEMELEAYEDVAVAEMEKIAKAATEQFGLLHVDIVHRIGRLSVGENILIIVVSAGHRPAAYSGSRFIIEEIKRSVPIWKKELTKDGGRWVPGEHGHGSGKRT; from the coding sequence ATGAAGGAGACTATGATCCGGGTCCAGACCGACGATGTGGACATCGGCGCGCTCATCACCGCGGCAAAGAAGCCCGGGACGGGAGCAGTCGTGATCTTTGACGGGGTAGTCAGGGACGATGATATCACCGAGATGGAACTGGAAGCCTACGAGGATGTTGCGGTTGCCGAGATGGAGAAGATCGCAAAAGCCGCAACCGAACAGTTCGGCCTCCTGCACGTGGACATCGTCCACCGGATCGGCCGGCTCTCGGTTGGCGAGAACATCCTCATCATCGTGGTGAGCGCCGGTCACCGGCCGGCAGCCTATTCCGGCTCCCGTTTCATCATCGAGGAGATAAAGCGGAGCGTTCCTATCTGGAAGAAGGAACTGACAAAGGATGGCGGCCGGTGGGTGCCCGGCGAGCATGGCCACGGATCCGGAAAACGCACCTGA
- a CDS encoding MoaD/ThiS family protein encodes MTVKIRFFARFRELLGTDIHAEPGTTLLLLVREIAGKNKEGYDAIFDEHGQFREFVILMRNGKRVEIADAAHVLVTDGDEIAVFPPVAGG; translated from the coding sequence ATGACAGTCAAGATACGGTTTTTCGCACGGTTCCGGGAACTGCTCGGGACCGATATCCATGCTGAGCCAGGAACAACCCTCCTCCTGCTCGTCCGGGAGATTGCAGGAAAGAACAAAGAAGGCTACGATGCCATCTTCGATGAACACGGGCAGTTCCGCGAGTTTGTGATCCTGATGAGGAACGGCAAGCGGGTGGAAATTGCGGACGCGGCACACGTGCTGGTGACGGACGGGGACGAGATCGCGGTCTTCCCCCCGGTTGCCGGAGGATGA
- a CDS encoding HesA/MoeB/ThiF family protein: MLTERERERYKRQILLFGEEGQEKLKKSHLFIAGAGGLGSPIAIYLAVAGVGTITIVDMDVVDQTNLNRQILHNDRDIGKKKTVSAIEKLQELNRDITINAIDATISADNIHDLVGRADGIVDAMDNYPVRYLLNRTALELKIPLFHGAIRGLHGQVTTIVPGKTPCLQCIFPKAPPKEVFPVVGTTPGIIGTIQANEAIKYLTGEGNLLTNRLLIWDGRDSRAEELCIERNQNCPVCGAGKTEHHTTGKP; this comes from the coding sequence ATGTTAACCGAACGGGAACGCGAGCGGTACAAGCGGCAGATCCTGCTCTTTGGCGAAGAGGGACAGGAGAAACTCAAAAAAAGCCACCTCTTCATTGCCGGAGCCGGCGGTCTTGGCTCCCCGATTGCCATCTACCTGGCCGTTGCCGGGGTCGGGACGATCACGATCGTTGACATGGATGTCGTGGACCAGACGAACCTGAACCGCCAGATTCTCCACAATGACCGGGACATCGGCAAGAAGAAGACGGTCTCCGCCATCGAGAAACTGCAGGAGCTCAACAGGGATATCACCATCAATGCCATTGACGCCACCATCAGCGCAGATAATATCCACGATCTCGTGGGCAGGGCCGATGGCATTGTCGATGCCATGGACAATTACCCGGTCCGCTACCTGCTGAACCGGACTGCCCTTGAGCTGAAGATCCCGCTCTTCCACGGGGCGATCCGGGGTCTTCACGGGCAGGTGACAACGATCGTTCCCGGCAAAACGCCATGTCTCCAGTGCATATTCCCGAAAGCCCCGCCAAAGGAGGTCTTCCCGGTCGTGGGAACAACCCCCGGGATCATCGGGACTATCCAGGCAAACGAGGCGATCAAGTATCTCACCGGGGAAGGAAATCTTCTCACGAACCGGCTCCTCATCTGGGACGGCAGGGACTCGCGGGCAGAAGAGCTCTGCATCGAGAGGAACCAGAACTGCCCGGTCTGTGGAGCGGGAAAGACAGAACACCATACCACAGGGAAACCATGA
- the nifU gene encoding Fe-S cluster assembly scaffold protein NifU, producing the protein MYSDKVMDHFKNPRNVGEMEDADGVGEVGNPVCGDIMKIFLKIQDNVITDAKFKTFGCGAAIASSSMATELVRGKTLEEAWEVSNKAVAEALEGLPPVKMHCSVLAEEGIHKAINDYRKKHGLPEWEERNPHSHDEHDEGLTCQH; encoded by the coding sequence ATGTACAGTGACAAGGTCATGGACCATTTCAAGAACCCAAGAAACGTAGGCGAGATGGAGGATGCCGATGGTGTCGGCGAGGTCGGGAACCCGGTCTGCGGGGACATCATGAAGATCTTCCTGAAGATTCAGGACAATGTCATCACCGATGCAAAATTCAAGACCTTCGGCTGCGGGGCTGCGATTGCATCGAGCAGCATGGCAACGGAACTGGTCCGGGGAAAGACCCTTGAAGAGGCTTGGGAAGTCTCCAACAAGGCCGTGGCCGAGGCGCTCGAAGGCCTGCCTCCCGTGAAGATGCACTGCTCGGTGCTGGCCGAGGAAGGCATTCACAAGGCCATCAACGATTACCGGAAAAAACACGGCCTGCCCGAGTGGGAGGAGAGGAATCCTCATTCCCATGACGAACACGACGAAGGTCTGACCTGCCAGCACTAG
- the nifS gene encoding cysteine desulfurase NifS produces the protein MGEKRIIYMDHSATTPTRRDVLDAMIPYYTEHFGNPSSIYGIAKESKKAIDTARAQVAKALRAEPDEIYFTSGGSESDNWAIKGVAFANRKKGNHIITTQIEHHAVIHTCQYLEKEGFTVTYLPVDKYGLVDPAELEKAITDKTILVSIMYANNEIGTIEPIAELAAIAKKHKVYFHTDAVQAIGNVPIDVRAEGIDLLSLSAHKFYGPKGTGVLYIRKGTKIDNLIHGGGQERRRRAGTENIAGIVGLGKAIELATADIEGHNRKIRILRDRLMKGIQEKIPHTYLNGHPEKRLPGNINISFEFIEGESMLLWLDDEGICASTGSACTSGSLEPSHVLLATGLPVEVSHGSLRLTLGDSNTEADVDRVLEELPKIVLRLREMSPLYFKKGKEGGCNVQ, from the coding sequence ATGGGAGAGAAACGTATCATCTACATGGACCATTCCGCAACCACCCCCACACGGCGGGACGTGCTGGATGCGATGATCCCCTATTATACCGAACATTTCGGTAACCCGTCATCGATTTACGGGATAGCGAAGGAATCCAAAAAAGCGATCGACACTGCCCGTGCACAGGTTGCAAAAGCTCTCAGGGCGGAGCCTGACGAGATCTATTTTACTTCAGGTGGCAGCGAATCCGATAACTGGGCGATCAAGGGTGTTGCGTTTGCAAACCGGAAGAAGGGCAACCACATCATTACAACGCAGATCGAGCACCACGCGGTGATCCATACCTGCCAGTACCTGGAGAAAGAAGGCTTCACGGTCACCTATCTCCCGGTCGACAAGTACGGTCTCGTGGACCCGGCCGAACTTGAGAAGGCGATAACAGACAAGACAATTCTCGTCTCGATCATGTACGCCAACAACGAGATTGGCACCATCGAGCCGATCGCGGAACTGGCAGCCATTGCAAAGAAGCACAAGGTGTACTTCCATACCGATGCCGTCCAGGCCATCGGGAACGTGCCAATCGATGTCAGGGCAGAGGGAATCGATCTCCTTTCCCTCTCGGCCCACAAGTTCTATGGCCCCAAGGGAACCGGCGTCCTCTATATCCGCAAAGGAACAAAGATCGACAACCTGATCCATGGCGGAGGTCAGGAGCGGCGGCGCCGGGCGGGAACCGAGAATATTGCCGGCATTGTCGGCCTTGGGAAAGCCATAGAGCTTGCCACGGCCGATATCGAAGGCCACAACCGGAAAATCCGCATTCTCCGGGACCGGCTCATGAAGGGAATCCAGGAGAAGATCCCCCATACGTACCTGAACGGCCACCCTGAGAAGCGACTGCCCGGCAACATCAACATCAGCTTCGAGTTCATCGAGGGGGAGTCCATGCTCCTCTGGCTGGATGACGAGGGCATCTGCGCCTCCACGGGAAGCGCCTGCACCTCGGGCTCGCTCGAACCCTCGCATGTGCTCCTGGCAACAGGACTCCCGGTCGAGGTCTCGCACGGGTCCCTCCGCCTCACCCTCGGAGACAGCAACACGGAAGCCGATGTGGACCGGGTGCTCGAGGAACTGCCAAAGATTGTATTACGGCTGCGGGAGATGTCTCCCTTATATTTCAAGAAAGGAAAGGAAGGTGGCTGCAATGTACAGTGA
- a CDS encoding transcriptional regulator, with translation MEAPCQKIVWDVLPAIRAAIAVELVRCGVSQVEASRMLEIAPSAVSQYLSGKRGYRIEFENDVKRSIELLAQDLKEKKSINLVKRTCEICRQLREGDENQCPGSTEASAERCGS, from the coding sequence ATGGAAGCTCCCTGTCAGAAGATCGTCTGGGATGTCCTGCCCGCTATCCGGGCAGCGATTGCCGTTGAACTGGTCCGGTGCGGTGTCTCCCAGGTGGAGGCGTCCCGGATGCTGGAGATCGCGCCATCGGCCGTATCCCAGTACCTCTCGGGAAAACGCGGGTACCGGATCGAGTTCGAGAATGACGTGAAAAGATCCATTGAACTGCTTGCCCAGGATCTCAAAGAGAAGAAAAGTATCAATCTTGTAAAGCGCACCTGCGAGATCTGCCGCCAGCTGCGCGAAGGCGATGAGAACCAGTGCCCCGGATCAACGGAAGCGTCTGCCGAACGGTGCGGTTCCTGA